One Mycolicibacterium pulveris genomic region harbors:
- a CDS encoding sensor domain-containing protein codes for MRVADRPALHIAEVAKPSPVRALDQILPSADELTTMLGAVGLMGPLVEGGADMLLHSVGEADATPADCVGAAYRLQKVVYDAGSARTVASRSWAGGDANGPSSTGAFGVVQFATPDDAQEFFAAAADKWHRCNGQTLVLQRPDAHAQGASRITGVAVDRDTVSAVVMHDGGSTVQRALGVASDCVVDVEISDVAGADPMGTHDAVAVVDLMLQKIGMS; via the coding sequence ATGCGGGTCGCTGACCGTCCGGCCCTTCACATCGCCGAGGTCGCCAAACCGTCGCCGGTGCGCGCGCTCGACCAGATACTGCCCAGCGCCGACGAGCTGACCACCATGCTCGGCGCTGTCGGGTTGATGGGCCCGCTCGTCGAGGGCGGCGCCGACATGCTGCTGCACAGCGTCGGGGAAGCCGACGCGACCCCGGCTGACTGTGTGGGCGCGGCTTATCGGCTGCAGAAGGTGGTTTACGACGCCGGCTCGGCCCGTACCGTGGCCAGCCGGTCGTGGGCCGGCGGGGACGCCAACGGCCCGTCGTCGACGGGGGCTTTCGGAGTTGTCCAGTTCGCCACCCCCGACGACGCTCAGGAGTTCTTCGCCGCCGCGGCCGACAAGTGGCACCGCTGCAACGGGCAGACGTTGGTGCTGCAGCGTCCCGATGCCCACGCGCAAGGGGCCAGCAGGATCACCGGCGTGGCCGTCGACCGCGACACGGTGTCGGCGGTCGTCATGCACGACGGCGGGTCCACGGTTCAGCGGGCGCTGGGTGTGGCATCGGATTGCGTTGTGGACGTGGAGATCTCCGATGTCGCGGGCGCGGATCCGATGGGTACGCACGATGCGGTCGCCGTCGTCGACTTGATGTTGCAGAAGATCGGAATGTCGTGA
- a CDS encoding sensor domain-containing protein: MGAVVVAATVPLSGCVSTVSGTAVRGPDLGQFDVPPLDETKLNDVLLSIGELNGIMGSTTMRVTSELDEMTDHSDDVSDRDCLGTVYGAEEPVYDGSGWTHVRDEVAREPGDDNAHWVEQTAVLYPSPRNAQRFFDDSRRAWQNCAGTPVAIFSDDEAYFWDLDDVLTEDALITQMTTQDDADGWACQHALAVASNLTVETWACGYTIIDEAETIAREMLANAARR, encoded by the coding sequence ATGGGAGCCGTGGTCGTCGCGGCCACGGTGCCGCTATCGGGTTGTGTGAGCACCGTTTCGGGCACGGCGGTGCGCGGCCCCGATCTCGGGCAGTTCGATGTGCCGCCGCTCGACGAAACCAAGCTCAACGACGTGCTGCTGTCCATCGGCGAGCTCAACGGGATCATGGGTTCGACCACGATGCGGGTCACCAGCGAGCTCGACGAGATGACCGACCACTCCGACGACGTGTCGGACCGGGACTGCCTGGGCACGGTCTACGGCGCTGAGGAACCGGTGTATGACGGCAGCGGCTGGACGCACGTGCGCGACGAGGTGGCCCGCGAACCCGGCGACGACAACGCGCACTGGGTCGAGCAGACCGCGGTGCTGTACCCGTCGCCCAGAAACGCGCAGCGGTTCTTCGACGACTCCAGGCGGGCCTGGCAGAACTGCGCGGGCACCCCGGTCGCGATCTTCTCCGACGACGAGGCGTATTTCTGGGACCTCGACGACGTCCTCACCGAGGACGCGCTGATCACCCAGATGACCACCCAGGACGACGCCGACGGATGGGCCTGCCAGCACGCCCTTGCCGTGGCGTCCAACCTCACCGTCGAAACCTGGGCGTGCGGCTACACGATCATCGACGAGGCCGAGACCATCGCCCGCGAGATGCTCGCCAACGCCGCCCGCAGATAG